Proteins from a genomic interval of Lelliottia amnigena:
- the kbaZ gene encoding tagatose-bisphosphate aldolase noncatalytic subunit codes for MKHLIEMVEMHKQGAANGIYAVCSAHPLVLEAAIRFAHTHNTALLIEATSNQVDQFGGYTGMTPADFRGFVHQLADALSFPRSMLILGGDHLGPNRWQHLTADEAMANAETLIRSYVAAGFKKIHLDCSMSCEDDPIPLTDEIVATRAARLAKIAEETSGECFGKSDLVYIIGTEVPVPGGAHETLSELEVTTPDAASATLAAHRLAFEKQGLTDLWSRIIGLVVQPGVEFDHTHVIDYQPQKAAALSAMVEEYDTLVFEAHSTDYQTPQALRQLVKDHFAILKVGPALTFALREALFSLAAVEEELLPAKAGSGLRHVLENVMLDRPEYWQSHYHGDGNARRLARGYSYSDRVRYYWPDSQIDDAFERLVRNLADDPIPLPLVSQYLPLQYRKVREGALKATPRELIIDHIQDILRQYHDACQRVTPHNV; via the coding sequence GTGAAACATCTTATTGAAATGGTGGAAATGCACAAACAAGGCGCAGCAAACGGGATTTATGCCGTGTGCTCCGCACATCCACTGGTACTTGAAGCCGCAATTCGATTCGCCCACACGCACAACACCGCTTTGCTGATTGAAGCCACATCCAACCAGGTGGATCAGTTTGGTGGTTACACCGGCATGACGCCTGCCGACTTCCGTGGTTTCGTCCACCAGCTTGCGGACGCGCTGAGTTTTCCCCGCTCTATGCTCATTTTGGGCGGCGATCATCTTGGCCCAAATCGCTGGCAACACCTCACCGCTGACGAAGCCATGGCAAATGCGGAAACGCTTATCAGAAGCTACGTGGCAGCAGGCTTTAAGAAGATCCACCTCGATTGCAGCATGTCTTGCGAGGACGATCCGATTCCTCTGACGGATGAGATCGTCGCGACACGCGCCGCACGGCTGGCGAAGATAGCCGAAGAGACCAGCGGCGAATGCTTTGGAAAGTCCGATCTGGTGTACATCATCGGCACCGAAGTCCCCGTGCCCGGCGGTGCTCACGAAACGCTAAGCGAACTGGAAGTCACGACACCGGATGCGGCAAGCGCAACGCTTGCAGCCCATCGCCTTGCTTTCGAGAAGCAAGGGTTAACCGATCTGTGGTCACGGATCATCGGGTTGGTGGTTCAGCCCGGCGTTGAGTTCGACCACACCCACGTGATTGACTATCAACCGCAAAAAGCGGCGGCGCTGAGTGCGATGGTTGAAGAGTATGACACGCTGGTTTTTGAAGCTCACTCCACCGATTACCAGACGCCGCAGGCGCTGCGCCAGTTGGTGAAAGATCATTTTGCGATTCTAAAAGTCGGTCCGGCACTCACTTTTGCCCTGCGTGAGGCTCTTTTCTCGCTGGCGGCGGTTGAAGAAGAATTACTCCCCGCGAAAGCCGGATCTGGCCTGCGCCACGTGCTGGAAAACGTGATGCTCGATCGCCCGGAATACTGGCAAAGCCACTACCACGGCGATGGCAACGCGCGCCGTTTGGCACGCGGCTACAGCTATTCAGATCGCGTTCGGTACTACTGGCCAGACAGTCAGATCGACGACGCGTTCGAGCGGCTGGTACGAAACCTGGCCGACGACCCCATTCCGCTACCGCTTGTGAGCCAGTACTTACCGCTGCAATACCGCAAAGTTCGCGAGGGCGCTCTCAAGGCTACGCCGCGAGAACTCATCATTGACCACATTCAGGACATACTGCGTCAATATCACGACGCCTGCCAGCGTGTCACGCCGCATAACGTATAA
- the levE_1 gene encoding N-acetylgalactosamine-specific PTS system transporter subunit IIB has product MPNIVLCRIDERLIHGQVGVQWVGFAGANLVLVANDDVAEDSVQQNLMEMVLAEGIDVRFWSLQKVIDNIHRAADRQRILLVCKSPADFLALAEGGVPITRINVGNMHYANGKQQIAKTVSVDANDTAAFNGLKAAGVECFVQGVPTEPALDLFKLL; this is encoded by the coding sequence ATGCCAAACATTGTCTTATGTCGTATTGACGAACGTTTGATTCACGGCCAGGTGGGCGTGCAGTGGGTCGGGTTTGCGGGCGCAAATTTGGTTCTGGTCGCCAACGATGACGTGGCTGAGGATTCTGTCCAGCAAAACCTGATGGAAATGGTGTTGGCCGAGGGTATCGACGTTCGCTTCTGGTCACTGCAAAAGGTCATCGACAATATTCACCGCGCCGCCGATCGGCAGAGAATTCTGCTGGTCTGTAAGTCCCCTGCCGACTTCCTGGCGCTTGCAGAAGGCGGTGTGCCTATCACACGAATTAACGTTGGAAATATGCATTACGCGAATGGCAAACAGCAAATTGCCAAAACGGTCTCTGTAGACGCCAACGATACGGCGGCGTTTAACGGTCTGAAAGCCGCTGGGGTGGAGTGCTTCGTTCAGGGCGTCCCGACAGAACCCGCTTTGGATCTCTTTAAACTTCTCTGA
- the agaW gene encoding N-acetylgalactosamine permease IIC component 2: protein MEISLLQAFALGILAFIAGLDMFNGLTHMHRPVVLGPLVGLILGDLHTGILTGGTLELVWMGLAPLAGAQPPNVIIGTIVGTTFAITTGVKPEVAVGVAVPFAVAVQMGITFLFSVMSGVMARCDRMASNADTAGIERVNYLALLALGIFYFLCAFLPIYFGAEHAKTAIDVLPARLIDGLGVAGGIMPAIGFAILLKIMMKNVYIPYFILGFVAAAWLKLPVLAIAAAALAMALIDFVRKSPEPAPGAQKEEFEDGI from the coding sequence ATGGAAATCAGTTTATTGCAGGCGTTTGCGTTGGGCATTCTCGCCTTTATCGCGGGCCTGGATATGTTTAACGGCTTAACGCATATGCACCGTCCGGTAGTGCTGGGGCCGCTGGTGGGCTTGATTCTGGGCGATCTGCATACCGGGATCTTAACCGGCGGCACGCTGGAACTGGTCTGGATGGGCCTGGCTCCGCTGGCGGGCGCGCAGCCGCCAAATGTGATTATTGGCACTATTGTCGGGACGACGTTCGCGATTACCACAGGCGTGAAGCCGGAGGTCGCCGTCGGTGTGGCCGTGCCGTTCGCCGTTGCAGTGCAAATGGGGATTACGTTTCTGTTCTCCGTGATGTCAGGCGTCATGGCACGTTGCGACAGAATGGCGTCGAATGCGGATACCGCAGGCATTGAGCGGGTGAATTATCTGGCTTTGCTGGCACTCGGGATTTTCTATTTTCTTTGCGCTTTCCTGCCCATTTACTTCGGCGCGGAACATGCGAAGACGGCCATTGATGTGCTGCCCGCACGTTTAATTGACGGGCTTGGCGTTGCAGGCGGGATCATGCCAGCCATCGGCTTTGCCATATTGCTGAAAATCATGATGAAAAACGTCTACATCCCCTATTTCATTCTCGGTTTTGTGGCAGCCGCCTGGCTTAAATTGCCGGTACTGGCCATTGCCGCTGCAGCGCTCGCAATGGCGCTGATCGATTTTGTCCGCAAATCCCCGGAGCCCGCTCCGGGCGCGCAGAAAGAGGAATTCGAAGATGGCATCTAA
- the manZ_3 gene encoding PTS system mannose/fructose/sorbose family transporter subunit IID, whose translation MASNHTTLPTVSEIDESLLSGANENIYEDQKIGAELTKKDINRVAWRSMLLQASFNYERMQASGWLYGLLPALKKIHTNKRDLARAMKGHMGFFNTHPFLVTFVIGIILAMERSKQDVNSIQSTKIAVGAPLGGIGDAMFWLTLLPICGGIGASLALQGSILGAVVFIVMFNVVHLGLRFGLAHYAYRMGVAAIPLIKANTKKVGHAASIVGMTVIGALVATYVRLNTTLEITAGDAVVKLQTDVIDKLMPAFLPLVYTLTMFWLVRRGWSPLRLIGITVVLGVVGKFCHFL comes from the coding sequence ATGGCATCTAATCACACCACCCTGCCGACCGTTTCAGAGATCGACGAGTCGCTGCTTTCCGGCGCGAACGAAAATATTTACGAAGATCAGAAAATCGGCGCGGAGTTGACCAAAAAAGATATCAACCGCGTGGCCTGGCGTTCGATGCTGTTGCAGGCGTCGTTCAACTACGAACGTATGCAGGCATCGGGCTGGTTATATGGTTTGTTGCCGGCGCTGAAAAAAATCCATACCAACAAGCGCGATCTTGCCCGCGCGATGAAAGGCCATATGGGATTCTTCAACACGCACCCGTTTCTGGTCACCTTTGTTATCGGCATTATTCTGGCGATGGAGCGATCCAAACAGGACGTAAACAGTATTCAGAGCACTAAGATTGCCGTGGGCGCTCCGCTCGGTGGGATTGGTGACGCGATGTTCTGGCTGACGTTACTGCCCATCTGCGGCGGCATCGGAGCCAGCCTCGCGCTACAAGGTTCGATTCTGGGGGCAGTCGTATTTATTGTGATGTTCAACGTGGTACATCTGGGACTGCGTTTTGGCCTGGCGCACTATGCTTATCGGATGGGCGTCGCCGCGATCCCATTGATTAAGGCCAACACCAAAAAAGTCGGCCATGCAGCGTCCATTGTGGGGATGACGGTCATCGGCGCGCTGGTGGCGACCTATGTGCGCCTGAACACCACGCTGGAAATTACGGCTGGTGACGCGGTGGTGAAACTGCAAACGGATGTTATCGACAAGCTGATGCCCGCATTTTTGCCGCTGGTTTACACCCTCACCATGTTCTGGCTGGTGCGTCGTGGCTGGAGTCCGTTACGCCTCATCGGCATCACGGTGGTGTTGGGCGTCGTGGGTAAATTCTGTCACTTCCTGTAA
- the manX_3 gene encoding PTS system fructose subfamily transporter subunit IIA: MLGIILCGHGGFASGLEKAMKQILGEQAQFIAIDFPETSTTALLTSQLEQAISDLDSQEDIVFLTDLLGGTPFRVASTMALKKPGWEVITGTNMQLLLEMVMERDGLSSEAFRLQALECGHRGLTSLVDELGRCREEKPVEEGI, encoded by the coding sequence ATGTTAGGCATTATTCTTTGTGGCCACGGCGGATTCGCCAGCGGTCTCGAAAAGGCGATGAAGCAAATCCTCGGTGAGCAAGCGCAATTTATTGCCATCGATTTTCCTGAAACCTCGACCACCGCGCTCCTGACTTCGCAGTTGGAGCAGGCGATAAGCGATTTGGACAGTCAGGAAGATATCGTCTTTCTGACCGATTTACTGGGCGGCACCCCGTTCCGTGTAGCATCAACCATGGCGTTGAAAAAACCCGGTTGGGAAGTGATCACGGGAACCAATATGCAGCTTCTGCTGGAGATGGTGATGGAGCGCGACGGGTTAAGCAGCGAGGCGTTTCGCTTGCAGGCGCTTGAGTGCGGGCATCGCGGGCTGACCAGCCTGGTGGATGAACTGGGGCGCTGTCGCGAAGAAAAGCCCGTTGAAGAAGGCATTTAG
- the agaS gene encoding sugar isomerase, with the protein MPDTPTATGTWTEKEIRQQPECWSRSLHHIDTIRQSLDRFLSPLLSKKDLRIVLTGAGTSAFIGDIIAPWLSRHTGNNFSAIPTTDLVTNPMDYLSPTHPLLLVSFARSGNSPESVAAVELANQFVPECYHLMITCNEAGSLYQNAVDSDNAFALLMPPETHDRGFAMTSSITTMMASCLAVFAPKTINSASFRDVAERCQTILSSLGDFNQGVFGADAWKRIVYLGSGGLQAAARESALKVLELTAGKVVAFYDSPTGFRHGPKSLVDNETLVVVFVSSHPYTRQYDLDLLTELRRDQQALRVVALVADTDPVVEAGPHILLPSSRPFLDVELAFCFLMYAQVFALTQSISVGNTPDTPSASGTVNRVVQGVVIHPWLA; encoded by the coding sequence ATGCCAGACACCCCTACCGCCACCGGCACCTGGACGGAAAAAGAGATCCGTCAGCAACCTGAGTGCTGGAGCCGTTCTCTACACCATATCGACACGATTCGACAGAGCCTCGATCGTTTTCTCTCGCCGTTGCTCAGCAAAAAGGATCTGCGGATCGTCCTGACGGGCGCGGGAACATCGGCATTTATCGGCGATATTATCGCTCCGTGGCTTTCGCGCCACACCGGGAATAATTTTAGTGCCATTCCAACCACCGATCTCGTGACCAACCCGATGGATTATTTGAGTCCAACGCACCCTCTGCTGCTGGTCTCATTCGCCCGTTCCGGCAATAGCCCAGAAAGCGTGGCTGCCGTTGAGCTGGCAAATCAGTTTGTCCCCGAATGCTATCACCTGATGATTACCTGCAACGAAGCCGGGAGTCTTTATCAGAACGCAGTCGACAGCGATAACGCCTTTGCGCTGCTGATGCCGCCCGAGACGCACGATCGCGGATTTGCAATGACCAGCAGCATCACCACCATGATGGCAAGTTGTCTGGCGGTCTTTGCTCCGAAAACGATCAACAGCGCCTCTTTCCGCGACGTGGCAGAGCGCTGCCAAACGATCCTTTCGTCACTGGGCGATTTCAACCAAGGTGTTTTCGGCGCTGACGCCTGGAAAAGGATCGTTTATCTCGGCAGCGGCGGATTGCAGGCCGCAGCGCGAGAATCCGCGCTAAAAGTACTGGAGCTCACGGCGGGAAAAGTGGTCGCATTCTATGACTCACCGACCGGTTTCCGCCACGGTCCTAAATCACTGGTAGATAATGAAACGCTGGTGGTGGTTTTTGTTTCTAGCCATCCCTATACGCGCCAGTACGATCTCGATCTGCTGACCGAATTGCGCCGTGACCAGCAGGCTCTGCGCGTGGTTGCCCTGGTTGCGGATACCGATCCGGTTGTCGAAGCGGGTCCACATATTTTGCTGCCTTCTTCACGCCCATTCCTGGATGTCGAGCTGGCGTTCTGCTTCCTGATGTATGCGCAGGTCTTTGCGCTCACGCAATCTATCAGCGTCGGAAATACCCCAGACACCCCCTCCGCCAGCGGCACGGTAAACCGTGTGGTGCAGGGCGTCGTTATTCACCCCTGGCTGGCTTAA
- the kbaY gene encoding tagatose-bisphosphate aldolase, with translation MSIISTKYLLQDAQAKGYAVPAFNIHNAETIQAILEVCSEMRSPVILAGTPGTFKHIALEEIYALCSAYSLSYDMPLALHLDHHESLDDIRRKVNAGVRSAMIDGSHFPFEQNVALVKSVVEFCHLNDCSVEAELGRLGGVEDDMSVDAESAFLTDPQEAKRFVKLTGVDSLAVAIGTAHGLYTHRPKIDFQRLAEIRDVVDIPLVLHGASDVPDEFVRRTIALGVCKVNVATELKIAFSAAVKEWFNENPQGNDPRFYMRVGMDAMKEVVRNKINVCGSANKLVLDSAVVL, from the coding sequence ATGAGTATTATCTCAACGAAATACCTTCTGCAGGATGCGCAAGCCAAAGGCTATGCGGTTCCTGCGTTTAACATTCATAACGCCGAAACGATCCAGGCGATCCTGGAAGTGTGCAGCGAAATGCGATCGCCGGTGATTCTGGCCGGGACGCCTGGCACCTTTAAACATATCGCGCTGGAAGAGATTTACGCGCTGTGCAGCGCGTATTCCCTCAGCTACGACATGCCGCTGGCGCTGCATCTCGATCACCATGAGTCGCTGGACGACATTCGCCGCAAGGTCAATGCGGGCGTGCGCAGCGCAATGATCGACGGCAGCCACTTCCCGTTTGAGCAGAACGTGGCGCTGGTGAAATCCGTCGTGGAATTCTGTCATCTCAATGACTGCAGCGTCGAGGCCGAGCTGGGACGTCTGGGCGGTGTGGAAGACGATATGAGCGTGGACGCCGAAAGCGCATTTTTGACCGATCCGCAGGAAGCAAAACGCTTTGTGAAACTGACGGGAGTGGACAGCCTGGCCGTGGCGATTGGTACGGCGCACGGGCTTTACACCCATCGGCCAAAAATTGATTTTCAGCGTCTGGCTGAAATCCGTGACGTCGTGGACATCCCGCTCGTACTGCACGGCGCAAGCGATGTTCCGGATGAATTTGTGCGCCGCACGATCGCGCTGGGGGTCTGCAAAGTGAACGTGGCGACGGAACTTAAAATCGCGTTTTCCGCTGCCGTCAAAGAGTGGTTCAACGAAAATCCGCAGGGAAACGATCCACGCTTTTACATGCGTGTCGGTATGGACGCCATGAAAGAGGTGGTAAGAAACAAAATCAACGTTTGCGGCTCGGCCAATAAACTCGTGCTCGACTCCGCCGTCGTTTTATAA
- the levE_2 gene encoding N-acetylgalactosamine-specific PTS system transporter subunit IIB, with the protein MSAPNILLTRIDNRLVHGQVGVTWTSTLGANLLIVVDDDVAKDEIQQKLMGITADTYGFGIRFFSIEKTAAIISKAAPHQKIFLICRTPEIVRKLIEAGVPLKDVNVGNMHFSEGKRQISSKVYVDDQDLNDLHFIKRSGVNLFIQDVPGDAKESVPD; encoded by the coding sequence ATGAGCGCTCCTAATATTTTATTAACCCGGATCGATAACCGCCTGGTGCATGGTCAGGTTGGGGTCACGTGGACCTCAACCCTCGGCGCGAATTTATTGATTGTCGTCGATGACGACGTCGCGAAAGACGAGATCCAGCAAAAGCTGATGGGGATCACCGCGGATACCTACGGTTTTGGTATTCGTTTTTTTTCGATCGAAAAGACGGCCGCGATCATCTCCAAGGCCGCACCGCATCAGAAGATCTTCCTGATTTGCCGTACGCCAGAGATCGTCAGGAAGCTGATTGAAGCCGGCGTGCCGCTGAAAGACGTTAACGTCGGGAATATGCATTTTTCGGAAGGCAAACGGCAGATTAGCAGCAAGGTTTATGTCGATGACCAGGATCTCAACGATCTGCACTTTATCAAGCGCAGCGGTGTGAATCTCTTTATCCAGGATGTCCCGGGGGATGCAAAAGAGAGCGTTCCTGATTAA
- the agaC gene encoding N-acetylgalactosamine-specific PTS system transporter subunit IIC, which produces MHEITLIQGISLAALVFFLGIDFWLEALFLFRPIIVCTLTGAILGDIHIGLITGGLTELAFAGLTPAGGVQPPNPIMAGVMTTVIAWSTGVDAKTAIGLGLPFSLLMQYVILFFYSAFSLFMSKADQYAKETNTAGFARLNWTTTLIVACTYAVITFLCTYLAQGAMQALVKAMPAWLTHGFEVAGGILPAVGFGLLLRVMFKAQYIPYLIAGFLFVCYIQVSNLLPVAVLGAGFAVYEFFNAKAKNAAQPQASAAKKDEEDYSNGI; this is translated from the coding sequence ATGCATGAAATAACATTGATTCAGGGGATTTCCCTGGCCGCGTTAGTGTTTTTCTTAGGGATTGATTTTTGGCTGGAAGCGCTGTTTCTGTTTCGTCCTATTATCGTGTGTACCCTCACCGGGGCGATTTTGGGTGATATCCATATCGGCTTGATCACTGGCGGTTTGACCGAGCTGGCCTTCGCGGGTCTGACGCCAGCGGGAGGCGTGCAGCCACCCAACCCCATCATGGCTGGCGTGATGACCACCGTCATTGCCTGGTCTACCGGTGTCGATGCCAAAACGGCCATCGGGCTGGGGCTGCCGTTTAGCCTGTTAATGCAATACGTCATTCTGTTTTTCTACTCGGCATTTTCCCTGTTTATGTCAAAAGCCGATCAATATGCGAAAGAGACAAACACCGCTGGCTTCGCCCGTCTTAACTGGACAACAACCCTGATTGTGGCCTGCACTTACGCGGTGATTACGTTCCTTTGCACCTATCTTGCGCAAGGCGCGATGCAGGCGCTGGTCAAAGCCATGCCGGCCTGGCTGACACACGGGTTTGAAGTCGCGGGTGGCATTCTTCCTGCTGTCGGTTTCGGCTTGCTGTTGCGCGTGATGTTCAAAGCGCAGTACATCCCTTATCTGATCGCCGGTTTCTTGTTTGTCTGTTACATCCAGGTCAGCAACCTGCTGCCGGTCGCTGTGCTAGGCGCGGGATTTGCGGTGTATGAGTTCTTTAACGCTAAAGCCAAAAACGCCGCTCAGCCTCAGGCTTCGGCTGCGAAAAAAGATGAAGAGGATTACAGCAATGGGATCTGA
- the manZ_4 gene encoding N-acetylgalactosamine-specific PTS system transporter subunit IID has protein sequence MGSEISKKDITRLGFRSSLLQASFNYERMQAGGFTWAMLPLLKKIYKGDKEGLSAAMKDHLEFINTHPNLVGFLMGLLISMEEKGENRSTIKGLKVALFGPIAGIGDAIFWFTLLPIMAGICSSFASQGNLLGPILFFAVYLAIFFLRVGWTHVGYTVGIKAIDKVRENSQMIARSATILGITVIGGLIASYVHINVVTTFAIDATHNVALQKDFFDKVFPNILPMGYTLLMYYLLRVKKAHPVLLIAVTFVLAIVGSALGIL, from the coding sequence ATGGGATCTGAAATCAGTAAAAAAGACATTACGCGCCTGGGGTTCCGTTCTTCGCTTCTGCAGGCCAGCTTTAACTACGAGCGTATGCAGGCGGGCGGCTTTACGTGGGCGATGCTGCCGCTCCTGAAGAAGATCTACAAAGGCGATAAAGAAGGCCTGAGCGCGGCCATGAAGGACCATCTGGAATTTATCAACACGCACCCAAACCTGGTGGGATTCCTGATGGGATTGCTGATCTCGATGGAAGAGAAAGGCGAAAACCGCAGCACTATTAAAGGGCTCAAAGTCGCGCTGTTTGGGCCGATTGCCGGGATTGGTGACGCGATTTTCTGGTTTACGCTGTTACCGATTATGGCCGGGATTTGCTCATCGTTTGCCAGCCAGGGCAATCTGCTGGGACCGATTCTGTTCTTTGCTGTCTATCTCGCCATTTTCTTCCTGCGCGTGGGCTGGACGCATGTCGGCTATACGGTGGGGATAAAAGCGATCGACAAGGTGCGAGAAAATTCGCAGATGATTGCCCGTTCGGCCACCATTCTGGGGATTACGGTAATAGGCGGGCTGATTGCTTCTTACGTTCATATCAACGTCGTCACCACGTTTGCGATTGATGCCACCCACAACGTGGCGCTACAAAAAGACTTCTTCGATAAGGTCTTCCCCAACATTTTGCCGATGGGCTACACCTTGTTGATGTATTACCTTTTACGCGTGAAAAAGGCGCATCCGGTTCTGCTGATTGCAGTGACATTTGTCCTGGCTATCGTCGGTTCTGCGCTGGGGATTCTGTAA
- the nagB_2 gene encoding galactosamine-6-phosphate isomerase — protein MNGIAFQEQSDYRSLSEAASEQLLALMHRKPDAVICLATGATPVLTYQLLVEKITAQQVDIRRITFVKLDEWVGLSPEDPATCEVFLQQHILKPLGVAPENYISFRSDNADDSECARIVEQIAQRGGLDLCVLGIGKNGHLGLNEPDEQLEPACHITHLDERTRLHEMLKQANIPVEKGITLGLRDILAAREVLLLVSGEGKQRAFAKFMEGKVTTQIPASFLWLHPKTTCLYCDR, from the coding sequence ATGAATGGCATCGCATTCCAGGAACAGAGTGATTATCGCTCGCTCAGCGAGGCCGCCAGCGAGCAGTTATTAGCCCTTATGCATCGCAAGCCGGATGCTGTTATCTGTCTCGCGACGGGTGCGACACCGGTGCTGACCTATCAGCTGTTGGTTGAAAAAATCACCGCGCAACAGGTTGATATCAGAAGAATTACCTTCGTGAAGCTGGACGAATGGGTGGGGTTATCGCCAGAAGACCCGGCGACGTGCGAGGTGTTCTTGCAGCAGCATATTCTCAAGCCACTCGGCGTGGCGCCTGAAAACTACATTTCGTTCAGGTCTGACAACGCCGATGACAGCGAGTGTGCGCGGATTGTGGAGCAGATTGCCCAGCGAGGCGGGCTGGATCTGTGTGTTCTGGGAATCGGCAAAAATGGTCATTTAGGGCTGAACGAGCCGGATGAACAACTGGAACCCGCCTGTCATATCACCCATCTTGATGAGCGCACCCGGCTCCACGAGATGCTGAAGCAGGCTAACATCCCGGTCGAGAAGGGAATAACCTTAGGCTTGCGCGATATTCTGGCGGCGAGAGAAGTGTTGCTACTGGTTTCTGGCGAAGGGAAACAGCGGGCATTCGCTAAGTTTATGGAAGGGAAAGTGACAACCCAAATTCCAGCGTCATTCCTGTGGTTGCATCCGAAAACAACCTGTCTTTACTGCGATAGGTGA
- the rsmI gene encoding uroporphyrin-III C/tetrapyrrole methyltransferase, which translates to MKQHETADNSQGQLYIVPTPIGNLSDITQRALTVLQAVDLIAAEDTRHTGLLLQHFAISARLFALHDHNEQQKAETLVAKLKEGQNIALVSDAGTPLINDPGYHLVRTCREAGIRVVPLPGPCAAIAALSAAGLPSDRFCYEGFLPAKSKGRRDTLKDLEAEPRTLIFYESTHRLLESLEDMVTVWGESRYVVLARELTKTWENIHGAPVGELLAWVKEDENRRKGEMVLIVEGHKAQEEALPAEALRTLALLQTELPLKKAAALAAEIHGVKKNALYKHALDQQSES; encoded by the coding sequence ATGAAACAACACGAAACGGCAGATAATTCTCAAGGCCAGCTTTATATTGTACCTACTCCTATCGGGAATTTGTCTGATATTACCCAACGTGCGCTCACCGTATTACAAGCCGTTGATTTAATTGCTGCTGAGGACACCCGCCATACGGGTTTACTGCTGCAACATTTCGCGATTAGCGCTCGTCTGTTCGCTCTGCACGATCACAATGAGCAACAAAAAGCCGAAACGCTGGTGGCGAAACTCAAAGAAGGGCAAAACATCGCGCTGGTATCCGATGCGGGTACGCCGCTGATCAACGATCCTGGCTATCACCTGGTGCGCACCTGTCGCGAAGCCGGTATCCGCGTCGTGCCGTTACCTGGCCCTTGTGCCGCCATTGCTGCCCTGAGCGCCGCAGGTTTGCCTTCTGACCGTTTTTGCTATGAAGGATTTTTACCCGCGAAATCGAAAGGCCGTCGCGACACGCTGAAAGATCTCGAAGCCGAACCGCGCACGCTGATTTTCTATGAATCCACCCATCGCCTTCTGGAAAGTTTAGAAGACATGGTCACCGTGTGGGGTGAATCACGCTATGTGGTGCTGGCCCGTGAATTGACCAAAACCTGGGAGAACATCCACGGCGCGCCGGTTGGCGAACTGCTGGCCTGGGTGAAAGAAGACGAAAATCGCCGCAAAGGCGAAATGGTACTGATCGTTGAAGGGCATAAAGCGCAGGAAGAGGCGCTACCGGCCGAAGCGCTGCGTACGCTGGCGTTGCTGCAAACCGAACTGCCGTTGAAAAAAGCCGCCGCGCTTGCCGCCGAAATCCACGGCGTGAAAAAGAACGCGCTGTATAAGCATGCGTTGGATCAGCAGTCCGAATCGTAA